The Acidimicrobiales bacterium genome has a window encoding:
- a CDS encoding beta-lactamase family protein produces the protein MTLISPETGRPRPTVLEALPEPLTAAEHGLMVGVPVPADKRVHHGNWTAWPNIRWALTHMDELRASGRISRGPGPADPLPPTEPAETGIDLDGLAIDNGSGGAWTLDEMLYRTYTDAFLVLHRGKVVDERYFNGMGSSTRHGMFSMTKTVTGVLALLAVEDGAMGLDDPVVDHVPELADTAYAPTTVRNLLDMTDGIRFVEDYADNGSDIHRYAVAMAFTPVPEDWDGPDGIHEAILGFQARSEVPGEVFLYKSVTTDVLAWVTARATGRRWIDGVSEGIWGPMGAEEDAMVILDNHGIAVSSGGMSCTVRDLARFGRMLGRSGRVGEGADERQVIPTSVADDLVAGGEPYPGSGGGYPTREGWTFHRQCWNLQRVMGAFMPMGVHGQRLFCHPGKDLVVAKFGSHPVTGNVFTDVTHESLYRQLLERC, from the coding sequence GTGACCCTGATCAGCCCCGAGACCGGCCGCCCCCGGCCCACGGTGCTCGAGGCCCTACCCGAACCGCTCACGGCGGCCGAACACGGTTTGATGGTGGGCGTCCCCGTGCCGGCCGACAAGAGGGTCCACCACGGGAACTGGACGGCCTGGCCCAACATCCGGTGGGCCCTCACCCACATGGACGAGTTGCGGGCTTCGGGCCGGATCAGCCGGGGGCCCGGCCCGGCCGACCCACTCCCCCCGACCGAACCGGCAGAGACGGGAATCGACCTAGACGGCCTGGCAATCGACAACGGGAGCGGGGGCGCCTGGACGCTCGACGAGATGCTCTATCGCACCTACACCGATGCCTTCCTGGTGCTGCACCGGGGCAAGGTGGTAGACGAGCGCTACTTCAACGGAATGGGTAGCTCGACCCGCCACGGCATGTTTTCCATGACCAAGACGGTCACCGGGGTTCTGGCCCTGCTTGCCGTCGAGGATGGGGCGATGGGTCTCGACGACCCGGTGGTCGATCACGTGCCAGAACTGGCCGACACGGCCTACGCGCCAACCACCGTCCGCAACCTCCTGGACATGACAGACGGCATCCGGTTCGTGGAGGACTACGCCGACAACGGGTCGGACATCCACCGCTATGCGGTGGCCATGGCGTTCACTCCCGTGCCAGAGGATTGGGACGGACCGGACGGAATCCACGAGGCGATCCTCGGATTCCAAGCCCGCTCCGAGGTCCCCGGGGAGGTGTTCCTCTACAAGTCGGTTACCACTGACGTCCTTGCCTGGGTCACGGCCCGGGCCACCGGTCGGAGGTGGATCGACGGGGTGTCCGAGGGGATCTGGGGACCGATGGGCGCTGAGGAGGACGCCATGGTGATCCTGGATAACCACGGCATTGCCGTGTCGTCGGGCGGGATGTCGTGCACCGTGCGCGACCTGGCTCGGTTCGGGCGGATGCTGGGCCGGTCGGGCCGGGTCGGCGAGGGTGCCGACGAGCGCCAGGTCATCCCGACCTCCGTGGCCGATGACCTGGTGGCCGGGGGTGAGCCCTACCCGGGGAGTGGCGGGGGCTACCCCACCCGGGAGGGGTGGACCTTTCACCGCCAGTGCTGGAACCTGCAGCGGGTAATGGGGGCGTTCATGCCCATGGGTGTGCACGGCCAACGCCTGTTCTGCCACCCGGGGAAGGACCTGGTGGTAGCCAAGTTCGGGTCGCACCCGGTGACCGGAAACGTTTTCACCGACGTGACCCACGAGTCGCTTTACCGTCAACTCCTGGAGCGCTGTTGA
- a CDS encoding GTP-binding protein has product MTGRPMDGGPTGRIPMVVLGGWLGAGKTTLVNRLLRAAHDERIAVVVNDIGEVNLDAELVAARDGDTVELTNGCVCCSMGESLALTLRDLVLAERPPDRLVVEASGVAEPNRVAAYGDRRRIRPDGVVVAVDAVDVVRRAADPTYGPLVCRQATAADLLVVTKADLTADRAESARRWCTAVAPGTPIVVASDDDGWVPLAFGGLDAALPVPADALDVPVVGTMWTADGTVDVEAVVEVLEAWSDRLLRAKGVLTDRHGWSVAVHLAGGRVTVDPFAGPASGRLVAVAPSGALDTDRLVAALDSTRSSSRSNRNPDWSTTGEVSRPC; this is encoded by the coding sequence TTGACCGGTCGACCGATGGACGGGGGTCCGACGGGGCGCATCCCGATGGTGGTCCTGGGCGGCTGGTTGGGGGCCGGGAAGACGACACTTGTCAACCGCCTGCTACGTGCCGCCCACGATGAGCGCATCGCCGTGGTAGTCAACGACATCGGCGAGGTCAACCTGGACGCCGAACTGGTCGCGGCCCGAGACGGCGACACTGTGGAGCTCACCAACGGCTGCGTGTGCTGTTCGATGGGCGAGTCGCTGGCCCTGACCCTGCGCGACCTGGTCCTGGCCGAGCGCCCGCCGGACCGGTTGGTCGTGGAGGCCAGCGGGGTGGCCGAACCCAACCGTGTGGCCGCCTACGGCGACCGACGTCGGATCCGGCCGGACGGCGTGGTGGTGGCCGTCGATGCTGTGGACGTCGTACGGCGGGCCGCCGATCCGACCTACGGACCGCTGGTCTGCCGCCAGGCCACCGCGGCCGACCTCCTCGTGGTGACCAAGGCCGACCTCACGGCCGACCGGGCAGAGTCCGCCCGCCGGTGGTGCACCGCGGTGGCTCCCGGTACCCCCATTGTGGTGGCGTCCGACGACGACGGATGGGTGCCGCTGGCCTTCGGCGGGTTGGACGCCGCCCTGCCCGTGCCGGCCGACGCCCTCGACGTCCCGGTCGTCGGCACCATGTGGACGGCTGACGGCACGGTGGACGTGGAGGCCGTGGTGGAGGTCCTCGAGGCATGGTCGGACCGGCTGCTAAGGGCCAAGGGGGTCCTGACCGACCGGCACGGCTGGTCGGTGGCCGTGCACCTGGCCGGCGGCCGGGTCACCGTGGACCCATTCGCCGGACCGGCCTCCGGCCGTCTCGTCGCTGTTGCCCCATCGGGCGCCCTGGACACCGACCGGCTGGTGGCGGCGCTCGACTCCACCCGGTCCTCTTCCAGATCCAACCGGAACCCCGACTGGTCGACTACGGGAGAGGTATCGCGGCCGTGCTGA